A window from Urocitellus parryii isolate mUroPar1 chromosome 1, mUroPar1.hap1, whole genome shotgun sequence encodes these proteins:
- the LOC113176329 gene encoding olfactory receptor 2T11 produces MSIGNRTSTSDFVLLGLLVSEEATGIVFTVIFAIFVVAVTANVVMTVLIQVDSRLHTPMYFLLSQLSIMDTLFICTTVPKLLVDMVSTERTISFVACGIQIFLYSTTAGSEFFLLGLMAYDRYVAVCNPLRYPVLMNRKICLLLAAGAWFGGSLDGFLLTPVTMNVPYCGSHQINHFFCEIPAVLKLACADTSLYETLMYLCCVLMLLIPISIISTSYALILLTVYRMHSAEGRKKAFTTCSSHLTVVSIFYGATFYTYVLPPAFHTPEQDKAVSAFYTIVTPMLNPLIYSLRNRDVLGALERVFAHCSSAQKIAADKA; encoded by the coding sequence ATGTCAATAGGAAACAGAACTTCTACCTCCGACTTTGTCCTCCTGGGGCTTCTGGTGAGCGAGGAGGCCACGGGGATTGTTTTCACAGTCATCTTTGCCATTTTCGTGGTGGCTGTCACTGCAAATGTGGTCATGACAGTCTTGATTCAGGTGGACTCCcgcctccacacccccatgtacttcctgCTCAGCCAGCTGTCCATCATGGACACCCTTTTCATCTGTACCACTGTCCCAAAGCTCCTGGTGGACATGGTTTCTACAGAGAGGACCATTTCCTTTGTGGCCTGTGGCATCCAGATCTTCCTGTACTCGACCACTGCTGGTTCAGAGTTCTTCCTGCTGGGCCTCATGGCCTATGACCGTTATGTGGCTGTCTGCAACCCTCTTAGGTACCCAGTTCTCATGAACCGCAAGATATGTCTTCTGCTGGCTGCTGGTGCCTGGTTTGGGGGCTCACTTGATGGCTTTCTGCTCACGCCCGTCACCATGAATGTCCCTTACTGTGGCTCCCACCAGATCAACCATTTTTTCTGTGAGATCCCTGCAGTTCTCAAACTGGCCTGTGCTGACACGTCCTTGTATGAGACCCTGATGTACCTCTGCTGCGTCCTCATGCTGCTCATCCCCATCTCTATCATCTCCACTTCCTATGCACTCATCTTACTCACTGTCTACCGCATGCACTCTGCTGAGGGCCGCAAAAAGGCCTTCACCACGTGTTCATCCCACCTGACTGTGGTCAGCATTTTCTATGGGGCTACCTTCTACACGTATGTGCTGCCCCCGGCATTCCACACACCCGAACAGGACAAGGCAGTGTCCGCCTTCTATACCATTGTCACACCCATGCTTAACCCTCTCATCTACAGTCTCAGAAACAGGGATGTCCTGGGGGCATTGGAGAGGGTGTTTGCCCACTGCTCCTCTGCTCAGAAAATAGCTGCAGATAAGGCGTAG